The following proteins are co-located in the Mycteria americana isolate JAX WOST 10 ecotype Jacksonville Zoo and Gardens unplaced genomic scaffold, USCA_MyAme_1.0 Scaffold_53, whole genome shotgun sequence genome:
- the PLEC gene encoding plectin isoform X30 gives MPRGTVPAAVALGAGVGAQEPTSSGCREAAAMAEESSSGSSGSPGPGDTLPWNLAKHQRSKRTKAAAGNGTVLDPAERAVIRIADERDRVQKKTFTKWVNKHLIKAQRHVNDLYEDLRDGHNLISLLEVLSGDTLPREKGRMRFHKLQNVQIALNYLKHRQVKLVNIRNDDIADGNPKLTLGLIWTIILHFQISDIQVTGQSEDMTAKEKLLLWSQRMVEDYQGLRCDNFTTSWRDGRLFNAIIHRHKPMLIDMNRVYRQSNLENLDQAFTVAERDLGVTRLLDPEDVDVPQPDEKSIITYVSSLYDAMPRVPEVQDGVKANELQLRWQEYYEVVTVLLQWICQHTVLFEERRFPASYEEIEILWRQFLKFKETELPAKEADKNRSKAIFQSLEGAVQSGQLKVPPGYHPLDVEKEWGKLHVAVLEREKLLRAEFERLERLQRIVSKLQMESGLCEEQLNQADALLQSDVRLMNAGKPPQKAAEIERDLDKADAMIRLLFNDVQALKDGRHPQGEQMYRRVYRLHERLVAIRTEYNLRLKSGAPAATVTVPLGQRPRQELDEATLRYLQDLLAWVEENQRRLAAAEWGMDLPTVESHLGSHRGLHHSIEEFRTKIERARADEAQLSPGPRNAYRECLGKLDLQYAKLLNTSKSRLRHLESLHGFVSAATKELMWLNEKEEEEVNFDWSDRNPNMTAKKENYSGLMRELELRERRIKELQSTGDRLLREEHPGRQTLEAFQAALQTQWSWMLQLCCCIEAHLKENGAYFQFFADVKEAEEFLRKTQENMKKKYSCDRSITVTRLEDLLQDCVEQKDQLAEYGGQLAGLARRAKAIVQLKPRSPGTPLQGRPPIQAVCDYKQMEITVHKNDECALLSNAQPYKWKVLSAAGSEAVVPSVCFLVPPPNKEALDAVRRLEDAHQQLLVLWHQLHLDMRSLLSWQYLIRDIQQIQSWSHLTFRTMQVEECRQVLRSLETHYQEFLRDSQDSQSFQPDDRLHVEREYNACTQKYELLLRSQEKGEQDESLCKSYISQLKDIRLQLEGCETRTIHKIRLPLDKDPVKECAQRITEQQQIHLELEGIKKNLDKVSEKTEKVLAQPEQASSAPVLRSELEITLRKMDQVYSLSSIYLEKLKTINLVIRSTQGAEELVKKYEDQLKDVQTVPADLKELEASKAELKRLRAQAEGHQPFFSTLETDLSKAKDVNERMVRGHSERDVDLDRYRERVQQLLERWQAVLAQTDLRQRELDQLGRQLRYYRESCDGLLQWIQDAKQRQEKIQAVPITDSKTVREQLLQEKKLLEECDRNKEKVEECQRYAKQYIDAIKDYELQLVSFKAQVEPMASPAKKPKVQSASDSIIQEYVDLRTRYSELTTLTSQYIKFITETLRRLEEEEMQVAQQAQLRQETQLLQQTFLTEKDALLQKEKFIEEEKTKLEKLFKDEVNKAQNLKAEQERQQKEMEQEKQQLKAMLDEAKKHQQEAEENVRHKQEELQQLERQRQQQEKLLEEENKKLRERLEQMQEEYKAALAQTREIMIQTDDLPEETAVTTMQLPDIKAVPNGRDAVDGLAQNGEPEFAFDGIRQKVSAEKLADAGILSKESLDKLAKGVVSVGELSQREDIKKYLQGKSSIAGLLIKPTNQKMSIYEAMKKKLLSPGTALVLLEAQAASGFIIDPVRNARLSVNEAVREGVIGPELHNKMLSAERAVTGYKDPYTGDKISLFQAMKKELIVKEHGIRLLEAQIATGGIIDPVHSHRLPVEAAYKRGYFDEEMNQVLSDPTDDTKGFFDPNTQENLTYLQLMERCVTDPDTGLCLLPLTDQAAKARELVYTDKEAKDVFKKATVTAPFGKFQGKTVTIWEIINSEYFTEDQRRDLIQQYRTGKITVEKIIKIIITVVEESEKKSQMCFEGLRAPVPAAELLESKIINKDLYNQLHQGKKSVKDVAEMESVRQYLKGTDAIAGVLVESTSQKLTFYDALKRNLLKPEIALSLLEAQAATGYIIDPVRNKLFSVDEAVKAEVVGPEFHEKLLSAEKAVTGYKDPYTGQTVSLFQALKKGLIPSDTGIRLLDVQLSTGGIIDPVNSHRLPLEVAYKRGYFDAEINEALSELRDDAKAFYCPNTQEHLTYAQLQKNCHRDKQTGFCLLPLSDKAIQSQQEEVYTDSQAKESFDKATVEVPVGSMKGQTMTIWELIHSEYFTEEHRRELLRQYKTGKVTIEKIIKIVITIIEEAETKKQEKLTFSGLRAPVPASELVESRIISKAQYEQLKEGKKSVKDLSETDAVRRFLHGSDCIAGVYVEATKEKLNIYEAMKRKLLMPSTAVVLLEAQAATGFMIDPVKNRKLYVNEAVKAGVVGPELHEKLLSAEKAVTGYKDPYSGNVISLFQAMKKGLIVKEHGIRLLEAQIATGGIIDPINSHRLPVEVAYKRGYFDEEMNRTLSDPTDDTKGFFDPNTHENLTYMQLKEKCIEDPETGLYLLPLREPEKPTLVETTQVYTEAETRKVFEETQVEIPVGSRAGSSMSLWEIMHSDLLPEEQRKQLMEEFQSGRVSKERMIIIIIEIIEKTEIIRQQNLTSYDYVRRRITAEDLYEAKIISLDIYNLLKQGSKTFRELLDVETVWKYLYGSGCVAGIYIPSSKQKLSIYQALKKGLINSEVARSLLEAQAATGFMIDPTKNEMLTVDEAVRKGVVGPEIHDRLLSAERAVTGYRDPYSEQKISIFQAMKKDLIPSEEALKLLDAQIATGGIIDPHLGFHLPLEVAYQRGFINKDTYDMLSEPSEVRSYVDPSTEEKLSYTQLLKRCRKDENSGLLLLPLCDTRKLTFRGLRKQITVEELVRSQVMDEATAQRLQEGLTSIEEVSKNLKKFLEGTSCIAGVFVDSTKERLSVYQAMKKGIIRPGTAFELLEAQAATGYVIDPIKGLKLTVEEAVRMGIVGPEFKDKLLSAERAVTGYRDPYSGKLISLFQAMKKGLILKDHGIRLLEAQIATGGIIDPEESHRLPVEIAYKRGLFDEEMNEILLDPSDDTKGFFDPNTEENLTYLQLMERCITDPETGLCLLPLKEKKRERKTSSKSSVRKRRVVIVDPETGKEMSVYEAYRKGLIDHQTYLELSEQECEWEEITTSSSDGVVKSMIIDRRSGRQYDIDDAISKGLIDQSALDQYRSGTLSITEFADMLSGNMSGFRSRSSSVGSSSSYTVSPAPTRTQISMWSDPTEETGPVAGILDTDTLEKVSITEAMRRNLVDNITGQRLLEAQACTGGIIDPNTGDKCSVADAVNKGLVDKIMVDRINLAQKAFYGFEDPRTKTKMSAAQALKKGWLYYEAGQRFLEVQYLTGGLIEPDVEGRVSLDEALQKGTIDTRTAQKLRDVNTYSKYLTCPKTKLKISYKDAMDRSMIEDGTGLRLLEASSQSSKGYYSPYNVSSAGSTSGSRSGSRTGSRSGSRRGSFDATGSGFSMTFSSSSYSSSGFGRRYAAGPWSAVEAAALDLALSLPSRSCGQEASGERPGPRGPPLCVA, from the exons ccccgggagaAGGGCAGGATGCGCTTCCACAAGCTGCAGAACGTGCAGATCGCCCTCAACTACCTGAAGCATCGCCAG GTGAAGCTGGTCAACATCCGCAACGATGACATTGCCGACGGCAACCCCAAGTTGACGCTGGGGCTCATCTGGACCATCATCCTCCACTTCCAG ATCTCGGACATCCAGGTGACGGGGCAGTCGGAGGACATGACGGccaaggagaagctgctgctctggTCCCAGCGGATGGTGGAGGACTACCAGGGCCTGCGCTGCGACAACTTCACCACCAGCTGGCGGGACGGGCGCCTCTTCAACGCCATCATCCACCGGCACAA gCCCATGCTGATCGACATGAACCGCGTGTACCGCCAAAGCAACCTGGAGAACCTGGACCAGGCCTTCACCGTGGCCGAGCGGGACCTGGGGGTGACGCGCCTGCTGGACCCCGAAG ACGTGGACGTGCCCCAGCCGGACGAGAAGTCCATCATCACCTACGTCTCCTCGCTCTACGACGCCATGCCCCGCGTGCCCGAGGTGCAGGACGGCGTCAAGGCCAAC gagctgcagctgcgcTGGCAGGAGTACTACGAGGTGGTGACGGTGCTGCTGCAGTGGATCTGCCAGCACACCGTCCTCTTCGAGGAGCGCCGCTTCCCCGCCAGCTACGAGGAGATCGAG ATCCTCTGGCGCCAGTTCCTGAAGTTCAAGGAGACGGAGCTCCCGGCCAAGGAGGCCGACAAGAACCGCTCCAAGGCCATCTTCCAGTCCCTGGAG GGCGCGGTGCAGTCCGGGCAGCTGAAGGTGCCCCCCGGGTACCACCCGCTGGACGTGGAGAAGGAATGGGGCAAGCTGCACGTCGCCGTCCTGGAGCGGGAGAAGCTGCTGCGGGCCGAGTTCGAGAg GCTGGAGCGGCTGCAGCGCATCGTCAGCAAGCTGCAGATGGAGTCGGGGCTCTGCGAGGAGCAGCTCAACCAGGCTGACGCCCTGCTCCAGTCG GACGTCCGGCTGATGAACGCGGGGAAGCCGCCGCAGAAGGCGGCCGAGATCGAGCGGGACCTGGACAAGGCGGATGCCATGATCCGGCTGCTCTTCAATGACGTGCAGGCTCTCAAGGACGGCCGGCACCCGCAGGGGGAGCAGATGTACCGCAG GGTTTACCGCCTGCACGAGCGCCTGGTGGCCATCCGCACCGAGTACAACCTGCGGCTCAAGTCGGGCGCGCCAGCGGCCACGGTGACGGTGCCACTGGGGCAGCGGCCGCGGCAGGAGCTGGACGAGGCGACGCTGCGGTACCTGCAGGACCTGCTGGCCTGGGTGGAGGAGAACCAgcggcggctggcggcggccgAGTGGGGCATGGACCTGCCCACCGTGGAGTCCCACCTGGGCAGCCACCGCGGCCTCCACCATTCCATCGAGGAGTTCCGCACCAAGATCGAGCGGGCGCGGGCCGACGAG GCGCAGctctcccccggcccccgcaACGCCTACCGGGAGTGCCTGGGCAAGCTGGACCTGCAGTACGCCAAGCTGCTG AACACCTCCAAGTCCCGGCTGCGGCACCTGGAGAGCCTCCACGGCTTCGTCAGCGCTGCCACCAAGGAGCTGATGTGGCTGAacgagaaggaggaggaggaggtgaactTCGACTGGAGCGACCGCAACCCCAACATGACGGCCAAGAAGGAGAACTACTCG GGGCTGATGCGGGAGCTGGAGCTGCGGGAGCGCAGAATCAAGGAGCTGCAGAGCACGGGGGACCGGCTGCTGCGGGAGGAGCACCCGGGCAGGCAGACCCTGGAG GCCTTCCAGGCGGCCCTGCAGACCCAGTGGAGCTggatgctccagctgtgctgctgcatcGAGGCCCACCTGAAGGAGAACGGCGCCTACTTCCAG ttcTTTGCCGACGTGAAGGAGGCTGAGGAGTTCCTGAGGAAGACGCAGGAGAACATGAAGAAGAAATACTCGTGCGACCGCAGCATCACGGTCACGCGCCTGGAGGACCTGCTGCAGGACTGTGTG GAGCAGAAGGACCAGCTGGCGGAGTACGGGGGGCAGCTGGCGGGGCTGGCCCGCCGCGCCAAGGCCATCGTCCAGCTgaagccccgcagccccggcaccccgctgcAGGGCCGCCCGCCCATCCAGGCCGTCTGCGACTACAAGCAAATGGAG ATCACGGTGCACAAGAACGACGAGTGCGCCCTGCTCAGCAACGCCCAGCCCTACAAGTGGAAGGTGCTGAGCGCCGCCGGCAGCGAGGCCGTCGTCCCCTCCGTCTGCTTCCTCGTGCCGCCCCCCAACAAGGAGGCGCTGGACGCCGTGCGCAG GCTGGAGGACGCCCACCAGCAGCTCCTCGTGCTCTGGCACCAGCTGCACCTGGACATGAGGAGCCTCTTGTCCTGGCAGTACCTGATCCGCGACATCCAGCAGATCCAGTCCTGGTCCCACCTGAcg TTCCGCACAATGCAGGTGGAGGAGTGCCGGCAGGTCCTGCGCAGCCTGGAGACCCACTACCAGGAGTTCCTGCGGGACAGCCAGGACTCGCAGAGCTTCCAGCCCGATGACCGGCTGCACGTGGAGCGCGAGTACAACGCCTGCACCCAGAAGTACGAGCTGCTGCTGCGCAGCCAGGAGAAAG GAGAGCAGGACGAGTCCCTGTGCAAGAGCTACATCTCCCAGCTGAAGGACATCCGTCTGCAGCTGGAGGGCTGCGAGACCCGCACCATCCACAAGATCCGCCTGCCCCTCGACAAGGACCCGGTCAAGGAGTGCGCCCAGCGCATCACCGAGCAGCAG caaatCCACCTGGAGCTGGAGGGCATCAAGAAGAACCTGGACAAGGTCAGCGAGAAGACGGAGAAGGTGCTGGCCCAGCCAGAGCAGGCCAGCTCGGCCCCCGTCTTGCGCTCGGAGCTGGAGATCACCCTGCGGAAGATGGACCAGGTGTACAGCCTCTCCAGCATCTACCTGGAGAA GCTGAAGACCATCAACCTGGTGATCCGCAGCACTCAGGGGGCAGAGGAGCTGGTCAAGAAGTACGAGGACCAGCTGAAGGACGTGCAGACCGTGCCGGCTGACCTCAAGGAGCTGGAGGCCAGCAAGGCCGAGCTGAAG CGGCTGCGCGCGCAGGCCGAGGGGCACCAGCCCTTCTTCAGCACGCTGGAGACCGACCTGAGCAAGGCCAAGGACGTCAACGAGCGGATGGTCAGGGGCCACAGCGAGCGCGACGTGGACCTGGACCGCTACCGGGAGAGagtccagcagctgctggagcgcTGGCAGGCCGTCCTGGCCCAGACGGACCTGCGCCAGCGCGAGCTGGACCAGCTGGGCCGCCAGCTGCGGTACTACCGCGAGAGCTGCGACGGGCTGCTCCAGTGGATCCAGGACGCAAAGCAGCGGCAGGAGAAAATCCAGGCGGTGCCCATCACCGACAGCAAGACCGTGcgggagcagctgctgcaggagaag AAACTCCTGGAGGAGTGCGACCGCAACAAGGAGAAGGTGGAGGAGTGCCAGCGCTACGCCAAGCAGTACATTGACGCCATCAAG GACTACGAGCTGCAGCTCGTGAGCTTCAAGGCGCAGGTGGAGCCGATGGCCTCTCCGGCCAAGAAGCCCAAAGTGCAGTCTGCGTCCGACAGCATCATCCAGGAG TACGTGGACTTGCGGACGCGGTACAGCGAGCTGACCACGCTCACGAGCCAGTACATCAAGTTCATCACGGAGACGCTGCggcggctggaggaggaggag atgcaggtggcccagcagGCGCAGCTCCGCCAGGAgacacagctcctccagcagaCCTTCCTGACGGAGAAGGACGccctgctgcagaaggagaagtTCATcgaggaggagaaaacaaagctGGAGAAGCTCTTTAAGGACGAGGTGAACAAAGCCCAGAACctgaaggcagagcaggagcgGCAGCAGAAGGAGatggagcaggagaagcagcagctgaaagccaTGCTGGACGAAGCCAAGAAGCATCagcaagaagcagaggaaaatgtccggcacaagcaggaggagctgcagcagctggagagacagcggcagcagcaggagaaactcCTGGAAGAGGAGAACAAGAAGCTCAGGGAGAGGCTCGAGCAGATGCAGGAAGAGTACAAGGCCGCCCTGGCCCAGACACGAGAGATCATGATCCAGACGGACGACCTGCCCGAGGAGACTGCAGTTACGACCATGCAGCTGCCGGATATCAAAGCTGTGCCCAATGGCAGAGATGCGGTGGATGGCTTGGCACAGAACGGGGAGCCAGAGTTTGCGTTTGACGGCATCCGTCAGAAGGTATCTGCAGAGAAGCTGGCTGATGCCGGCATTTTGAGCAAGGAGAGCTTAGACAAGTTGGCGAAGGGCGTTGTGAGCGTTGGCGAGCTCTCGCAGAGGGAAGACATCAAGAAGTACCTGCAGGGCAAGAGCAGCATTGCTGGTTTGTTAATCAAACCCACCAATCAAAAGATGAGCATCTACGAAGCCATGAAGAAGAAGCTGCTCAGCCCAGGCACCGCGCTGGTCCTCCTGGAAGCACAGGCTGCCTCCGGCTTCATAATTGACCCTGTGCGAAACGCGAGGCTCTCGGTGAACGAGGCGGTGAGAGAGGGAGTGATTGGGCCAGAACTGCACAATAAGATGCTGTCCGCTGAGCGGGCGGTAACCGGCTACAAGGATCCTTACACGGGCGACAAGATCTCCCTCTTCCAGGCCATGAAGAAGGAGCTCATCGTCAAGGAGCACGGCATCCGCCTGCTCGAGGCCCAGATCGCCACCGGCGGCATCATCGACCCCGTGCACAGCCACCGCCTGCCTGTAGAAGCTGCCTACAAGCGGGGCTACTTCGACGAGGAGATGAACCAGGTCCTCTCCGACCCCACCGATGACACCAAGGGCTTCTTCGACCCCAACACGCAGGAGAACCTCACCTACCTGCAGCTCATGGAGCGGTGTGTGACTGACCCGGACACGGGGCTGTGCCTCCTGCCGCTCACTGACCAGGCGGCCAAAGCAAGAGAGCTGGTCTACACCGACAAAGAAGCTAAGGACGTCTTTAAGAAGGCCACGGTGACGGCACCATTCGGCAAGTTCCAAGGGAAGACGGTGACCATCTGGGAGATCATCAACTCTGAATACTTTACTGAGGACCAAAGGCGGGACCTGATCCAGCAGTACAGGACTGGCAAGATCACGGTGGAGAAGATCATTAAGATCATCATCACGGTTGTGGAGGAAAGCGAGAAAAAGAGCCAGATGTGCTTCGAGGGGCTCCGGGCCCCCGtgcctgctgctgagctgctggaaagcaaaatCATCAACAAGGACCTCTACAACCAGCTGCACCAGGGCAAGAAGTCTGTGAAGGACGTGGCGGAGATGGAGTCTGTGCGGCAGTACCTGAAGGGCACGGATGCCATTGCTGGCGTCCTAGTGGAGTCAACCAGCCAGAAGCTCACCTTCTACGATGCCCTGAAGAGAAACCTGCTGAAGCCAGAGattgccctgtccctgctggaaGCGCAGGCTGCCACCGGCTACATCATCGACCCCGTGAGGAACAAGCTGTTCTCTGTTGATGAGGCGGTGAAGGCCGAGGTGGTGGGGCCGGAGTTTCATGAGAAGCTGCTGTCCGCAGAGAAGGCCGTGACTGGCTACAAGGATCCTTATACGGGCCAGACGGTTTCCCTCTTCCAAGCGCTCAAGAAAGGCCTCATCCCCAGTGATACCGGGATCCGTCTGCTGGACGTCCAGCTCTCCACTGGAGGCATCATCGACCCTGTGAACAGCCACCGGCTCCCGCTCGAGGTCGCCTACAAGCGGGGCTACTTCGATGCGGAGATAAATGAGGCTCTGTCCGAGCTCCGAGATGACGCCAAGGCTTTCTATTGTCCCAACACCCAAGAGCACCTCACCTACGCCCAGTTGCAGAAGAACTGCCACCGGGACAAGCAGACTGGCTTCTGCCTGCTGCCCCTGTCGGACAAAGCCATCCAGTCGCAGCAGGAGGAGGTCTACACAGACAGCCAGGCGAAGGAGAGCTTTGACAAGGCGACCGTAGAGGTCCCGGTGGGCAGCATGAAGGGCCAGACAATGACCATCTGGGAGCTGATCCACTCCGAGTACTTCACCGAGGAGCACAGGCGGGAGCTCCTCCGACAGTACAAGACCGGCAAGGTGACCATCGAGAAGATCATCAAGATTGTGATCACCATCATCGAGGAGGCAGAAACCaaaaagcaggagaagctgaCGTTCAGTGGTCTCCGGGCACCTGTACCTGCCAGCGAGCTGGTGGAGTCCCGCATCATCAGCAAAGCCCAGTACGAGCAGCTGAAGGAAGGCAAGAAATCGGTGAAGGACCTTTCTGAGACAGATGCGGTGAGGAGATTCCTGCACGGCAGCGACTGCATTGCTGGTGTCTATGTGGAGGCGACCAAGGAGAAGCTGAACATCTATGAGGCCATGAAGAGGAAGCTGCTGatgcccagcactgctgtggtCCTCCTGGAGGCCCAGGCAGCAACTGGGTTCATGATCGACCCCGTGAAGAACCGGAAACTGTATGTCAATGAGGCCGTGAAGGCTGGTGTCGTCGGGCCTGAACTGCACGAGAAGCTGCTGTCCGCCGAGAAGGCTGTCACTGGGTACAAGGACCCCTATTCGGGCAACGTCATCTCCCTCTTCCAGGCCATGAAGAAAGGACTCATTGTCAAGGAGCACGGCATCCGCCTGCTCGAGGCCCAGATCGCCACCGGCGGCATCATCGACCCCATCAACAGCCACCGCCTCCCCGTGGAGGTGGCCTACAAGCGGGGCTACTTTGACGAGGAGATGAACCGAACCCTCTCTGACCCCACCGACGACACCAAGGGCTTCTTTGACCCCAACACCCACGAGAACCTCACCTACATGCAGCTGAAGGAGAAGTGCATCGAGGATCCTGAGACGGGCCTGTATCTGCTGCCTCTGCGGGAGCCTGAGAAGCCTACACTGGTGGAGACCACCCAGGTGTACACAGAGGCAGAGACGCGGAAGGTGTTTGAGGAGACGCAGGTGGAGATCCCCGTGGGCAGCAGGGCGGGCTCCTCCATGTCGCTCTGGGAGATCATGCACTCGGACCTGCTGCCTGAGGAGCAGCGGAAGCAGCTCATGGAGGAGTTCCAGTCGGGCCGTGTGTCCAAGGAGCGcatgatcatcatcatcattgaGATCATTGAGAAGACTGAGATCATCCGGCAGCAGAATCTCACATCCTATGACTACGTCCGGCGTCGCATCACGGCCGAGGACCTCTACGAGGCCAAGATCATCTCTCTAGACATCTACAACCTGCTGAAGCAGGGCTCCAAAACCTTCCGGGAGCTCCTGGACGTGGAGACTGTCTGGAAATACCTCTACGGGTCAGGCTGTGTGGCTGGCATCTACATCCCCTCTTCCAAGCAGAAGCTGAGTATCTACCAGGCGCTGAAGAAGGGGCTGATCAACTCCGAAGTGGCCCGCTCCCTCCTGGAGGCCCAGGCTGCCACCGGCTTCATGATCGACCCTACAAAGAATGAGATGCTGACCGTTGACGAAGCGGTCAGGAAAGGCGTGGTGGGGCCTGAAATCCATGACCGGCTCCTCTCCGCAGAGAGGGCCGTGACCGGTTACAGAGACCCGTACAGCGAACAGAAGATTTCCATCTTCCAGGCCATGAAGAAAGATCTCATCCCCAGCGAAGAGGCCCTCAAGCTCCTGGACGCCCAGATAGCCACCGGTGGCATCATCGACCCGCACCTGGGCTTCCATCTGCCCCTGGAGGTGGCCTACCAGCGGGGCTTCATCAACAAGGACACATACGACATGCTGTCCGAGCCCAGCGAGGTGCGAAGCTACGTGGACCCGTCCACGGAGGAGAAGCTCAGCTACACGCAGCTCCTGAAGCGGTGCCGGAAGGACGAGAACAGCgggctcctcctgctcccactctGCGACACGAGGAAGCTCACCTTCCGGGGGCTGCGGAAGCAGATCACTGTGGAGGAGCTGGTCCGTTCGCAGGTGATGGACGAAGCCACTGCCCAGCGCCTCCAGGAGGGCCTCACCTCCATTGAGGAGGTCTCTAAGAACCTGAAGAAGTTCCTGGAGGGCACCAGCTGCATCGCTGGCGTCTTTGTGGACTCCACGAAGGAGCGGCTGTCCGTGTACCAGGCCATGAAGAAGGGTATTATCAGGCCAGGCACCGCGTTTGAGCTCCTGGAGGCGCAGGCAGCCACGGGCTACGTGATTGACCCGATCAAGGGCCTCAAGCTGACAGTGGAGGAAGCTGTGCGGATGGGCATCGTGGGCCCCGAGTTCAAGGAcaagctgctctctgctgagagGGCGGTCACCGGCTACCGGGATCCCTACTCTGGAAAGCTCATCTCCCTCTTCCAGGCGATGAAGAAGGGTCTGATCCTGAAGGACCACGGGATCCGCTTGCTCGAGGCCCAGATTGCAACAGGAGGCATAATCGATCCCGAGGAGAGCCACCGCCTCCCTGTGGAGATTGCCTACAAGAGGGGCCTCTTCGACGAGGAGATGAATGAGATCCTGCTGGATCCCAGCGATGACACCAAGGGCTTTTTCGACCCAAACACAGAGGAGAACCTCACCTACCTGCAGCTCATGGAGCGGTGCATCACTGACCCAGAGACCggcctctgcctcctgcccctgaAGGAGAAGAAGCGGGAGAGGAAGACCTCCTCCAAGTCCTCCGTCCGCAAGCGCAGGGTGGTGATTGTCGACCCAGAGACAGGCAAGGAGATGTCCGTGTACGAAGCGTATCGCAAGGGCCTCATCGACCACCAGACCTACCTGGAGCTGTCAGAGCAGGAGTGCGAGTGGGAGGAGatcaccacctcctcctccgaTGGCGTGGTGAAGTCAATGATCATTGACAGGCGCTCGGGGCGCCAGTACGACATTGATGATGCCATCAGCAAGGGCCTGATCGACCAGTCGGCCCTGGACCAGTACCGCTCGGGCACCCTTTCCATCACCGAGTTTGCAGACATGCTCTCCGGCAACATGAGCGGCTTCCGGTCACGCTCGTCCTCCGTGGGATCATCCTCCTCCTACACCGTCAGCCCGGCCCCCACGCGAACGCAGATATCCATGTGGAGCGACCCGACCGAGGAGACCGGGCCGGTGGCGGGCATCCTGGACACGGACACTCTGGAGAAGGTGTCCATCACAGAGGCGATGCGCCGCAACCTCGTGGATAACATCAcagggcagaggctgctggaAGCCCAGGCCTGCACTGGGGGCATCATCGACCCCAACACCGGGGATAAGTGCTCTGTCGCCGACGCGGTGAACAAGGGCCTGGTCGACAAAATCATGGTGGACCGCATCAACCTGGCGCAGAAGGCCTTCTACGGCTTCGAGGACCCGCGGACCAAGACGAAGATGTCAGCGGCCCAGGCCCTGAAGAAGGGCTGGCTGTACTACGAGGCCGGGCAGCGCTTCCTGGAGGTGCAGTACCTGACAGGAGGCCTGATCGAGCCCGATGTCGAGGGCCGTGTCTCCTTGGACGAGGCACTGCAGAAGGGCACCATCGACACGCGCACGGCCCAGAAGCTGCGGGATGTGAACACCTACTCCAAGTATCTCACCTGCCCCAAAACCAAGCTCAAGATCTCCTACAAGGACGCGATGGACCGAAGCATGATCGAGGACGGGACTGGCCTGCGGCTGCTGGAGGCCTCCTCCCAGTCCAGCAAGGGCTACTACAGCCCCTACAATGTCAGCAGCGCCGGCTCCACCTCCGGCTCGCGGTCGGGCTCCCGGACCGGGTCCCGGTCGGGCTCCAGGCGAGGTAGCTTCGACGCCACCGGCTCCGGCTTCTCCATgaccttctcttcctcctcctactCTTCCTCGGGCTTTGGGCGCAGATACGCTGCGGGTCCCTGGAGCGCCGTGGAGGCGGCCGCCCTGGACCTCGCCTTGTCCCTCCCGAGCaggagctgcgggcaggaggcgAGCGGGGAGCGCCCCGGGCCGCGCGGGCCCCCGCTCTGCGTGGCCTGA